The window ATGTATTGCGACCCCGACAATTTCGACCTGAAGGTGGTGGCGGCCGCTCATCTTGGCGTCGGCGTCGAAAACGTGGTCGTCGGCGAGGGCATTGACGGGCTGCTCGGCCTGGTGGCGCGCATGTATGTCGCGCCGGGCAATGCGGTGGTGACCTCGCTCGGTGCCTACCCGACCTTCAACTTCCACATCGCCGGCGTCGGCGGCCGACTGGTCACGGTGCCTTACGCCAACGACAAGGAAGACCTCGACGGGCTGCTCGCCGCGGTGCGCCGGGAAAAAGCGCCGCTGGTCTATCTTTCCAACCCGGACAATCCGATGGGCAGTTGGTGGGAGACGCCGGATCTCGTTCGCTTCATCGGGGCGTTGCCGGAAACCACTATGCTGGTGCTCGACGAAGCCTATGGCGAGTTGGGACCAGCCTCGGCGCTGCCGCCGATCGACGTCTCGCGGCCGAACGTCATCCGCATGCGCACCTTCTCCAAGGCTTACGGGCTTGCCGGCATACGCTGCGGCTATGCCGTCGCCCAAGCAGAGGTGATCCGCGACTTCGAGAAGATCCGCAACCATTACGGCGTCAGCCGCATGGCGCAGATCGCCGGCGTCGAAGCGCTCGCCGACCAGGATTATCTGCAGAGCGTGGTGGCGCGCGTCGCCGCCGGGCGCCGCCGCATTGCCGGCATTGCCGAGCAGAATGGCCTGACGCCGCTGCCGTCGGCGACCAATTTCGTCACCATCGATTGCGGCAGCGATGGCGCCTTCGCGCTGAAGGTGATGCAAGGCCTGTTGTCGCGCGACGTCTTCATCCGCAAGCCGATGGCGCCAGTCCTCGACCGTTGCATCAGGGTCAGCGTCGGACTCGACCATGAGCTCGATATGTTTGCCGAGGAACTGCCGGGCGCATTGGCAGCAGCGCGCGGCAACTAGGAACGGCTGATCCGCGTCCAGCAGGCCATCTAACATATCGTCCTGTTATCGAGCCTTTGCCTTTGACGCGACCTGCTCCAGATTGATGGAATGCAGGGAGACACCATGCAGGACCAGCAGAGAGCCGTGCGGGCACGCATTTCCGGCAGGGTGCAGGGCGTCAGCTACCGGGTCTGGACGCGCGGCGAAGCCGTGCGTCTGGGGCTGACGGGCTGGGTCCGCAACGAAGGCGATGGCTCGGTGTCGGCGCTGATCGCTGGAACCGATACCGCCGTCAACGCGATGATCGACCGGCTTTGGCAAGGCCCGCGCGGCGCATCGGTTTCGAAGGTCGCGATCGAGCCGGTTGTCGACGATGATTTGCCGACCGACTTCCGGATCATTGCCTGAGCATCAGGGTGAAGTTGAATAATTCTTGAATTAATTGAACGTTCGTTTTATTATCGCCTCACGAGGCAAAGATGGCGCGCACCACAGGTTCCGACGGCGAAAAAACCGAGGCGGCGGTCCGCGAGGCGGCGATCAGCCTGATCGCGCGTCTCGGATACGAGGCGATGTCGATGCGCCAGCTGGGAGCGGAAGTCGGCGTGCAGGCAGCTGCGCTCTACCGCTATTTTCCGACCAAGGAAGAGCTGCTGTTCACGTTGATGCGCGAGCACATGGAAGGCCTGCTGGACGCCTGGGACAGGGCGCGCCCGGTCAGCGCGGACCCAATCGCACGGCTCTCCGCCTTTGTCGAAAACCACATCGCCTTCCACGTCGAGCGCCGCCACGCCACGCATGTCTCCAACATGGAATTGCGCAGCCTCTCGCATGAGAGGCTGACGCAGATCCTTAAGCTGCGCACGGCCTATGAGAAGGAACTGCGCACGATCCTGCGCGACGGCGCCGAAGCGGGCGTCTTCGAGATCGACGACACCGGGCTCACCGCCATGGCGCTGATCCAGATGCTGACCGGCGTCATCGTCTGGTTCCGGCCGGGCGAGAGGCTGTCGATCGCCGAAGTCACCGCGACATATCTTTCAATGACAATGCGGCTCGTCGGCGCGAAGATCGAAGGGAGGGAGGAACGTCATGTACACCAACACGCTGAGCTTCGGACTTGATGCCGATATCGAGGCGCTGCGCGACACCGTGCGGCGCTTCGCCCAGGACAGGATCGCGCCGATCGCTGCCGACATCGACCGCTCGAATGAATTCCCGGCGCATCTGTGGGCGGAGCTTGGCGCGCTCGGCCTGCTCGGCATCACCGCCGACCCGGATTTCGGCGGTACCGGCATGGGCTATCTCGCACATGTCGTTGCGGTCGAAGAGATTTCGCGCGCGTCCGCTTCGGTGGGCCTCTCCTACGGTGCCCATTCCAACCTCTGCGTCAACCAGATCAACCGCTGGGCAACGCCGGCGCAGAAGGAAAAATACCTGCCGGCGCTGTGCAGCGGCGAAAAAGTCGGCGCGCTGGCGATGTCGGAATCCGGCGCCGGCTCCGACGTGGTGTCGCTGCGGCTGCGCGCCGAAAAGCGCAACGACCGCTATGTGCTCAACGGCTCGAAAATGTGGATCACCAATGGTCCGGACGCCGAAACGCTGGTGGTCTACGCCAAGACCGATCCGGAGCGCCATTCGCGCGGCATCACCGCCTTCGTCGTCGAGAAGGCCTTTGCCGGCTTTTCGGTGGCGCAGAAACTCGACAAGCTCGGCATGCGCGGCTCCAACACCGGCGAACTGGTTTTCGAGGATGTCGAGGTGCCGTATGAGAATGTGCTGCACGAGGAAGGCCGCGGCGTCGAGGTGCTGATGTCGGGCCTCGACTATGAGCGCACGGTACTGGCCGGAGGCCCGGTCGGGCTGATGGCGGCCTGCCTAGACGTCGCGATCCCTTATGTGCATGAGCGCAAGCAGTTCGGCCAGCCGATCGGCGAGTTCCAGCTGGTGCAGGGCAAGCTCGCCGATATGTACGCGACGCTGAACGCCGCGCGCGCCTATGTCTACGCCGTTGCGGCCGCCTGCGACCGCGGCGAGACGACCCGCAAGGACGCCGCCGGCTGCGTTTTGTTCGCCGCCGAAAAGGCGACGCAGATGGCGCTCGACGCGCTGCAGCTTCTGGGCGGCAACGGCTACATCAACGATTATCCGACCGGCCGGCTTTTGCGCGACGCCAAGCTCTACGAGATCGGCGCCGGCACCAGCGAAATTCGCCGATGGCTGATCGGCCGCGAGATCATGGCGGAGGTGATTTAATGCGCGCGGCTCGTCACTTTCGTCGAGCCTTCGTCGATCCGCTTGCGTGCAGCTTCGGCGAGCGTGTCCGACACCCATTGATTAACGGATTTGCCGTCGCTGGCGGCCGCCCGGCTGACAAGACGGTGGACTTCCGGCGTGGTGCGCAACGCAAGCTTGCCGGAAAAAGGCTTCTGGGGGTCGATGCCACGCTCCTTGCAAAAGGCAAGGTAGTCATCGACGCTGTCGTGAAACGACTTTACCAGTTCTTCGGCAGTCTCGGCCTCGAACGTAATAATGTCTCGAATGCCAAGGATGCGGCCATGGAACACCATGTCCTCGTCGTCGAACTCGATCGATCCGGCATATCCCTTATAAAGCTTCATGGGCTTATTCCAATGTTCGTCAAAAACTCCCGAATGTCCCTGATTGCCCATCGTTTGGTGTCAGGCGATGGATGGGGCCGATGCAGGAACAGTTTCTGGCCCGCGATGATGAACCGCACCCGCGAGCCACTGCCTTCCGAAACCTCGGCTCCAAGCGCGACCAGCAACGCCTCGACATCGCGCCATTTGATCGAAGCGCTGACCGGATTGGAAAATATCTTATCCAGAGTCTCCCGGTGCGCGGCTTTCATTGCTTTCGCCCTCCCCAAATCGAATACCTTGATGGCCGGCTCCTCTCGGGTCAGGGCGAGAGCCAAGTGATAGTAAAATATGATATCATCCGAGGTTCGTCAATGCCTGCCCTGACCTCCCAGATCTCCCCCGCCTCCGACAGCTTCCGCGCCAATGCCGAGCGCATGCGCGCGCTGGTCGACGACATCGCGGAGACGGCTGCAACCGTCGAGCGCGGCGGCTCGGAGGAAGCGCGCGAGCGGCATGTCTCGCGCGGCAAACTTCTGCCGCGCGAGCGGCTGGCGCAATTGCTGGACACCGGCTCGCCCTTCCTCGAGATCGGCCAGTTCGCGGCTTGGGCGATG is drawn from Mesorhizobium sp. B1-1-8 and contains these coding sequences:
- a CDS encoding pyridoxal phosphate-dependent aminotransferase; translation: MRLRPPLTPIVGALPTTVPFVGPEAQERDRGRSFRARIGANESSFGPSPRVIARMESVARDQWMYCDPDNFDLKVVAAAHLGVGVENVVVGEGIDGLLGLVARMYVAPGNAVVTSLGAYPTFNFHIAGVGGRLVTVPYANDKEDLDGLLAAVRREKAPLVYLSNPDNPMGSWWETPDLVRFIGALPETTMLVLDEAYGELGPASALPPIDVSRPNVIRMRTFSKAYGLAGIRCGYAVAQAEVIRDFEKIRNHYGVSRMAQIAGVEALADQDYLQSVVARVAAGRRRIAGIAEQNGLTPLPSATNFVTIDCGSDGAFALKVMQGLLSRDVFIRKPMAPVLDRCIRVSVGLDHELDMFAEELPGALAAARGN
- a CDS encoding acylphosphatase; translated protein: MQDQQRAVRARISGRVQGVSYRVWTRGEAVRLGLTGWVRNEGDGSVSALIAGTDTAVNAMIDRLWQGPRGASVSKVAIEPVVDDDLPTDFRIIA
- a CDS encoding TetR/AcrR family transcriptional regulator, translated to MARTTGSDGEKTEAAVREAAISLIARLGYEAMSMRQLGAEVGVQAAALYRYFPTKEELLFTLMREHMEGLLDAWDRARPVSADPIARLSAFVENHIAFHVERRHATHVSNMELRSLSHERLTQILKLRTAYEKELRTILRDGAEAGVFEIDDTGLTAMALIQMLTGVIVWFRPGERLSIAEVTATYLSMTMRLVGAKIEGREERHVHQHAELRT
- a CDS encoding isovaleryl-CoA dehydrogenase, which codes for MYTNTLSFGLDADIEALRDTVRRFAQDRIAPIAADIDRSNEFPAHLWAELGALGLLGITADPDFGGTGMGYLAHVVAVEEISRASASVGLSYGAHSNLCVNQINRWATPAQKEKYLPALCSGEKVGALAMSESGAGSDVVSLRLRAEKRNDRYVLNGSKMWITNGPDAETLVVYAKTDPERHSRGITAFVVEKAFAGFSVAQKLDKLGMRGSNTGELVFEDVEVPYENVLHEEGRGVEVLMSGLDYERTVLAGGPVGLMAACLDVAIPYVHERKQFGQPIGEFQLVQGKLADMYATLNAARAYVYAVAAACDRGETTRKDAAGCVLFAAEKATQMALDALQLLGGNGYINDYPTGRLLRDAKLYEIGAGTSEIRRWLIGREIMAEVI
- a CDS encoding type II toxin-antitoxin system HicB family antitoxin, which translates into the protein MKLYKGYAGSIEFDDEDMVFHGRILGIRDIITFEAETAEELVKSFHDSVDDYLAFCKERGIDPQKPFSGKLALRTTPEVHRLVSRAAASDGKSVNQWVSDTLAEAARKRIDEGSTKVTSRAH
- a CDS encoding type II toxin-antitoxin system HicA family toxin, whose amino-acid sequence is MKAAHRETLDKIFSNPVSASIKWRDVEALLVALGAEVSEGSGSRVRFIIAGQKLFLHRPHPSPDTKRWAIRDIREFLTNIGISP